One part of the Bradyrhizobium sp. CB1650 genome encodes these proteins:
- the ptsP gene encoding phosphoenolpyruvate--protein phosphotransferase, with the protein MRSASGGPRVLLRRLRETMAEQVSAQERLDKIVVLIAANMVAEVCSVYVLRIDNTLELYATEGLNREAVHHTVLSAHEGLVGLVASEATPLNLSDAQSHPAFSFRPETGEEIYHSFLGVPILRAGNTLGVLVVQNRAKRTYVEEELEALQTTAMVLAELIASGELSALAQPGLEPAARHSTQKVGAILSDGIALGHVVLHEPRVVIKDYIAEDLPREIKRLDTALAKLRSDLDRMLERGDVAEGGEHRDVLEAYRMFANDQGWSHKLHEAVATGLTAEAAVERVQSDTRARMLRSTDPYLRDRLHDLEDLGYRLMRQLVGQDHAPSREHLPDNAIVIARAMGPAALLDYDRKRLRGIVLEEGTANSHVSIVARALGIPAVGEVPNAPGIADPGDAIIVDGTSGSIYVRPSQEIEAAFAERVRFRARRQAQYLALRDRPCVTKDGQKVELMINAGLAIDLPHIDDTGSAGIGLFRTELQFMVGQSLPRTSDQLALYRAVLDAAGSKPVTFRTLDIGGDKALPYMEAVIEENPALGWRAIRLGLDRPGLLRGQIRALLRAGGGRALRIMFPMVSEVAEFDSAKALVERELTYLRQHGHTLPERIDIGTMVEVPALLYQLDELLKKVDFISVGSNDLFQFLFAVDRGNAKVSERFDTMSAPILRVLREIARRANAAQKSLSLCGEMASKPIGALALIAMGYRSLSLSATALGPVKAMVIDLDAKKAEAMLGPLLDAPTGSVSIRQKLTEFAEAEGLAL; encoded by the coding sequence ATGCGGAGCGCGTCGGGAGGTCCCCGCGTCTTGTTGAGACGGCTCCGCGAAACCATGGCGGAGCAGGTCTCGGCCCAGGAGCGGCTGGACAAGATCGTGGTGTTGATCGCCGCCAACATGGTGGCCGAGGTGTGCTCGGTCTATGTGCTGCGTATCGACAACACACTCGAGCTCTACGCCACCGAAGGTCTCAACCGCGAGGCGGTGCACCACACCGTGCTGAGCGCCCATGAGGGCCTGGTCGGCCTCGTCGCCAGCGAGGCGACACCGCTCAATTTGAGCGATGCGCAGAGCCATCCCGCCTTCTCGTTCCGCCCCGAGACCGGCGAAGAAATCTACCACTCCTTCCTCGGCGTGCCGATCCTGCGCGCCGGCAACACACTCGGCGTGCTGGTGGTGCAGAACCGCGCCAAGCGCACCTATGTCGAGGAGGAGCTCGAGGCGCTGCAGACCACCGCCATGGTGCTGGCGGAGTTGATCGCCTCCGGCGAATTGTCCGCGCTGGCCCAGCCGGGCCTCGAGCCGGCGGCACGCCATTCCACCCAGAAGGTCGGCGCGATCCTGTCGGACGGCATCGCGCTCGGCCATGTCGTGCTGCACGAGCCGCGCGTCGTCATCAAGGACTACATCGCCGAAGACCTGCCGAGGGAGATCAAGCGGCTCGACACCGCACTCGCCAAGCTGCGCTCCGACCTCGACCGCATGCTGGAGCGCGGCGACGTCGCCGAAGGCGGCGAGCACCGCGACGTGCTCGAAGCCTACCGCATGTTCGCCAACGACCAGGGCTGGTCGCACAAGCTGCACGAAGCGGTCGCCACCGGCCTCACCGCCGAGGCCGCGGTCGAGCGCGTGCAGTCCGACACCCGCGCGCGCATGCTGCGCTCGACCGATCCCTATTTGCGCGACCGCCTGCACGATCTGGAGGACCTCGGCTACCGCCTGATGCGGCAGCTTGTCGGCCAGGATCACGCGCCCTCGCGCGAGCACTTGCCCGACAATGCCATCGTCATCGCCCGCGCGATGGGCCCGGCGGCGCTGCTCGACTACGACCGCAAACGCCTGCGCGGCATCGTGCTGGAGGAAGGCACCGCCAATTCCCACGTCTCGATCGTGGCGCGCGCGCTCGGCATTCCCGCGGTCGGCGAGGTGCCGAACGCGCCGGGCATCGCCGATCCCGGCGACGCCATCATCGTCGACGGCACCTCCGGCTCGATCTATGTGCGCCCTTCGCAGGAGATCGAGGCCGCCTTTGCCGAGCGCGTGCGGTTCCGCGCCCGCCGCCAGGCGCAGTACCTGGCGCTGCGCGACCGGCCCTGCGTGACCAAGGATGGCCAGAAGGTCGAGCTGATGATCAATGCGGGTCTCGCCATCGACCTGCCCCATATCGACGACACCGGCAGCGCCGGCATCGGACTGTTCCGCACCGAGCTGCAATTCATGGTGGGGCAGAGCCTGCCGCGCACCAGCGACCAGCTCGCGCTGTACCGCGCCGTGCTCGATGCCGCCGGCAGCAAGCCCGTCACCTTCCGCACGCTGGATATCGGCGGCGACAAGGCGCTGCCCTATATGGAGGCCGTGATCGAGGAAAATCCCGCGCTTGGCTGGCGTGCGATCCGGCTCGGGCTTGATCGCCCCGGCCTGTTGCGCGGCCAGATCCGTGCGCTGTTGCGCGCCGGTGGCGGGCGCGCGCTGCGCATCATGTTCCCTATGGTCTCCGAGGTCGCCGAGTTCGATTCGGCCAAGGCGCTGGTCGAGCGAGAGCTCACTTACTTGCGCCAACACGGCCACACGCTGCCGGAACGCATCGACATCGGTACCATGGTCGAGGTGCCGGCGCTGCTCTATCAGCTCGACGAGCTCTTGAAGAAGGTCGACTTCATCTCGGTCGGCTCAAATGACCTGTTCCAGTTCCTGTTCGCGGTCGACCGCGGCAATGCCAAGGTCTCGGAGCGCTTCGACACCATGTCGGCGCCGATCCTGCGCGTGCTGCGCGAGATCGCGCGCAGGGCCAACGCCGCGCAGAAATCGCTCTCGCTCTGCGGCGAGATGGCCTCCAAGCCGATCGGTGCATTGGCACTGATCGCGATGGGCTATCGCTCGCTGTCGCTCTCGGCAACCGCGCTGGGGCCGGTCAAGGCGATGGTCATCGATCTCGATGCGAAGAAGGCCGAGGCGATGCTCGGCCCTTTGCTGGACGCGCCCACGGGCAGCGTCTCGATCCGGCAGAAGCTGACGGAGTTCGCCGAAGCCGAGGGGCTGGCGTTGTAG